In Amycolatopsis endophytica, the following are encoded in one genomic region:
- a CDS encoding LmeA family phospholipid-binding protein codes for MPPAGSRRRGRRARRIVISLVVLLAVLVGADFGLAAFAEHTVSQKAREQLSLTDDPSVAIHGFPFTTQAIGGEYGHISLSASGVPIEDLQDVGVTADLYDVTAPLSDLVEGNTDAILIGRLEAQVTLKVSDINKVDPLTKVEDLRIEPSSIDYVETGQDSESGTDNGSDGQQGQDGTGEEDKDQSKAGVRISGYVQIAGQRIEIFCFAMIELHGTQIDIVPKRLQYGNDKETTVVPEAVQQALLPNFKATIDTGNLPFEVTPTAVSVNSGSVTIKGEAKNVTFSGATSSTGG; via the coding sequence GTGCCACCCGCGGGTTCCCGCCGCCGTGGACGCCGTGCCCGGCGCATCGTCATCAGCCTCGTCGTCCTCCTCGCGGTGCTGGTCGGGGCCGATTTCGGGCTCGCGGCGTTCGCCGAGCACACGGTGTCGCAGAAGGCGCGGGAGCAACTGAGCCTGACCGACGACCCGTCGGTGGCCATCCACGGCTTCCCGTTCACCACGCAGGCGATCGGCGGCGAGTACGGCCACATCTCGCTGTCCGCGTCCGGCGTGCCCATCGAGGACCTGCAGGACGTCGGCGTGACGGCCGACCTCTACGACGTCACCGCGCCGCTGTCCGACCTGGTCGAGGGCAACACCGACGCCATCCTGATCGGGCGGCTGGAGGCGCAGGTCACGCTGAAGGTCAGCGACATCAACAAGGTCGACCCGCTGACCAAGGTCGAGGACCTGCGGATCGAGCCGTCGAGCATCGACTACGTGGAGACCGGCCAGGACAGCGAGAGCGGCACCGACAACGGCTCCGACGGGCAGCAGGGCCAGGACGGCACCGGCGAGGAGGACAAGGACCAGTCCAAGGCGGGCGTCCGCATCTCCGGGTACGTGCAGATCGCGGGCCAGCGCATCGAGATCTTCTGCTTCGCGATGATCGAACTGCACGGTACGCAGATCGACATCGTGCCCAAGCGGCTGCAGTACGGGAATGACAAGGAGACCACCGTTGTTCCCGAAGCAGTGCAGCAAGCCCTGCTGCCGAACTTCAAGGCCACGATCGACACCGGCAACCTGCCGTTCGAGGTGACGCCCACCGCGGTGTCCGTGAACAGCGGGTCGGTCACCATCAAGGGCGAGGCCAAGAACGTGACGTTCAGCGGGGCGACCAGCTCGACCGGAGGGTGA
- a CDS encoding TlpA family protein disulfide reductase, producing MTGVWVVLGTLVVAGIAGAVLRARNGRVRAARRSPASDLPEPVATALDTGAQVTLVQISTTFCTPCRHTRALLGPLAERTDGLNHVDLDVTNQPEVAQALGVLRTPTTIAFRADGTELLRVGGVPKRETLIEALRPHLTARVGD from the coding sequence ATGACGGGCGTGTGGGTGGTGCTCGGCACGCTGGTGGTCGCCGGGATAGCCGGTGCCGTGCTCAGGGCCCGCAACGGGCGGGTGCGAGCGGCCCGGCGGAGTCCCGCGAGCGACCTGCCCGAGCCGGTCGCCACGGCGCTCGACACCGGCGCGCAGGTCACCCTGGTGCAGATCTCCACCACGTTCTGCACCCCGTGCCGGCACACCCGCGCCCTGCTCGGCCCGCTGGCCGAGCGCACCGACGGGCTGAACCACGTCGACCTCGACGTGACGAACCAGCCCGAGGTCGCCCAGGCGCTGGGTGTGCTGCGCACGCCCACCACGATCGCCTTCCGCGCCGACGGCACCGAACTGCTGCGTGTCGGCGGCGTGCCCAAGCGCGAGACCCTGATCGAGGCATTGCGGCCGCATCTGACGGCGCGGGTCGGTGACTAG
- a CDS encoding DUF4395 domain-containing protein — protein sequence MSAGPAVDPRGPRFAATVTTVVLAVVLITGWWPLLAVQTVVFAIGAFVGLKPAPYSLLYRYLVAPRLAPTSEREDAAPLRFAQAVGFVFALVGTVGYATGITALGIVATAFALFAAFLNAAFNFCLGCEMYLLIRRVTPSQAS from the coding sequence ATGTCAGCAGGTCCAGCCGTGGATCCCCGCGGGCCCCGCTTCGCCGCCACCGTGACCACGGTCGTGCTCGCGGTGGTTCTCATCACGGGATGGTGGCCGCTGCTGGCCGTGCAGACGGTCGTGTTCGCGATCGGCGCGTTCGTCGGACTGAAGCCGGCGCCCTATTCGCTGCTCTACCGCTACCTGGTGGCGCCGCGGCTCGCGCCGACGTCCGAGCGGGAGGACGCGGCACCGCTGCGGTTCGCCCAGGCGGTCGGGTTCGTGTTCGCGCTGGTCGGCACGGTCGGCTACGCGACCGGCATCACCGCGCTGGGCATCGTCGCGACGGCGTTCGCGCTGTTCGCGGCGTTCCTCAACGCGGCCTTCAACTTCTGCCTCGGCTGCGAGATGTACCTCCTGATCCGGCGCGTGACGCCGAGCCAGGCTTCCTGA
- a CDS encoding sulfurtransferase, whose translation MSREDVLVTTQWAEENLNTPGVVFAEVDEDTTAYDGGHIRGAVKIDWKTELQDPVRRDFVDKAGFEALLSEKGISNDDLVVLYGGNNNWFAAYAYWYFKLYGHGNVKLLDGGRKKWELDGRELTSDEVKRDRTSYVAKEPDTSIRAFRDEVVDAIGAKNLVDVRSPDEFSGKLLAPAHLPQESAQRGGHIPTALNVPWAKTANEDGTFKTAEELKELYAEAGLDTGKATIAYCRIGERSSHTWFALRELIGLEDVKNYDGSWTEYGSLVGVPVETGTGK comes from the coding sequence ATGAGCCGTGAAGACGTCCTGGTGACCACGCAGTGGGCCGAGGAGAACCTGAACACCCCCGGCGTCGTCTTCGCCGAGGTGGACGAGGACACCACCGCCTACGACGGCGGCCACATCCGCGGCGCGGTCAAGATCGACTGGAAGACCGAGCTGCAGGACCCGGTCCGCCGCGACTTCGTCGACAAGGCCGGCTTCGAGGCCCTCCTGTCCGAGAAGGGCATTTCCAACGACGACCTCGTGGTCCTCTACGGCGGCAACAACAACTGGTTCGCGGCGTACGCGTACTGGTACTTCAAGCTCTACGGCCACGGCAACGTCAAGCTGCTCGACGGTGGCCGCAAGAAGTGGGAGCTGGACGGCCGCGAGCTGACCTCGGACGAGGTCAAGCGCGACCGCACCAGCTACGTCGCCAAGGAGCCGGACACCTCGATCCGCGCGTTCCGCGACGAGGTCGTCGACGCGATCGGCGCGAAGAACCTGGTCGACGTCCGCTCGCCGGACGAGTTCTCCGGCAAGCTGCTGGCCCCGGCGCACCTGCCGCAGGAGTCCGCGCAGCGCGGCGGCCACATTCCGACGGCGCTGAACGTGCCGTGGGCCAAGACCGCGAACGAGGACGGCACCTTCAAGACCGCCGAGGAGCTCAAGGAGCTCTACGCGGAGGCCGGCCTGGACACCGGCAAGGCGACCATCGCCTACTGCCGGATCGGTGAGCGCTCCAGCCACACCTGGTTCGCGCTGCGTGAGCTGATCGGGCTCGAGGACGTGAAGAACTACGACGGTTCGTGGACCGAGTACGGCTCGCTGGTCGGCGTGCCGGTGGAAACCGGAACGGGGAAGTGA
- a CDS encoding DUF1416 domain-containing protein, with product MSADGCGAPVQTATPADIDTNGQVVVAGKVTGGDGPVGGAYVRLLNGDGDFAGEVQASPEGDFRFYAAPGAWTVRALHRTGNGEAAVTAEGPGLHQVAISVG from the coding sequence ATGAGTGCTGACGGTTGCGGCGCGCCGGTCCAGACGGCGACGCCCGCGGACATCGACACGAACGGGCAGGTCGTGGTGGCCGGCAAGGTCACCGGCGGTGACGGCCCGGTCGGCGGTGCCTACGTGCGCCTGCTCAACGGCGACGGCGACTTCGCGGGCGAGGTCCAGGCTTCCCCGGAGGGCGACTTCCGGTTCTACGCCGCGCCCGGCGCGTGGACGGTGCGTGCCCTGCACCGCACGGGCAACGGCGAGGCCGCGGTGACGGCCGAGGGCCCCGGCCTGCACCAGGTCGCGATCTCGGTCGGCTGA
- a CDS encoding helix-turn-helix domain-containing protein — protein sequence MWSIGDAAAKLGIAVSALRYWDERGVVRPAARRSGRRVYSEDELHRLAVAKLLRDTGLLSLSEITTIVQGGDDWRAAVRSRLTAIEAQQAVLARASEFLHHFLTCPREDPVGTCPKLREGTAGLLQ from the coding sequence ATGTGGTCGATCGGTGACGCGGCGGCGAAACTCGGGATCGCGGTGTCCGCGCTCCGGTACTGGGACGAGCGCGGCGTGGTGCGGCCTGCGGCACGCCGCTCGGGGCGGCGGGTCTACTCGGAGGACGAGCTGCACCGGCTGGCCGTCGCGAAGCTCCTGCGGGACACCGGCCTGCTCAGCCTGTCCGAGATCACCACGATCGTGCAGGGCGGCGACGACTGGCGCGCCGCGGTGCGGTCCCGGCTGACCGCCATCGAAGCACAGCAGGCCGTGCTGGCGCGGGCGTCGGAGTTCCTGCACCACTTCCTGACCTGCCCGCGCGAGGACCCGGTCGGCACCTGCCCGAAACTGCGGGAGGGCACCGCCGGGCTCCTGCAATGA